The Alphaproteobacteria bacterium genome includes a region encoding these proteins:
- a CDS encoding DUF3096 domain-containing protein, with protein MMIHLDVLMSLLALVGGILILLMPRLLNVIVAIYLIIVGLIGLWPHIAR; from the coding sequence ATGATGATTCATCTGGATGTTCTAATGTCGTTGCTGGCCCTTGTCGGCGGTATCCTCATCCTGCTCATGCCTCGGCTTCTGAACGTCATCGTCGCAATCTACCTGATCATCGTCGGCCTTATCGGCCTATGGCCCCACATAGCGCGCTAA
- a CDS encoding phosphotransferase translates to MRTFPVTHSIPSAEHLAEVVKADYDLGPRLECRLFRSGIADTYDVRAGSRRFMLRICRVAWTTRAGISYEVDALLHLCARRAPVAGPVARRDGGYITYIAAPEGRRLAVLFAYASGREHVRDIATSKSYGDALARIHNAGEGFTSRRARAPIDANFLVRRPLARLTPLAVEHPKAWGYLAKLGRKLDGRLEETGRGLSTGLCHGDSHGGNAS, encoded by the coding sequence ATGAGAACTTTTCCCGTCACCCATTCGATACCGTCGGCGGAACATCTCGCCGAAGTGGTGAAGGCCGACTACGATCTCGGTCCACGTCTCGAGTGCCGGCTATTTCGCTCTGGCATCGCGGATACCTATGACGTGCGCGCGGGATCGAGGCGCTTCATGCTGCGAATCTGCCGCGTCGCGTGGACGACCCGTGCCGGGATTTCCTACGAGGTGGATGCACTTCTTCATCTCTGCGCCCGGCGCGCGCCGGTGGCCGGCCCGGTCGCCCGACGCGACGGCGGATATATTACGTACATCGCCGCACCGGAGGGAAGGCGACTTGCGGTCCTTTTCGCTTATGCAAGCGGGCGGGAACACGTGCGCGATATCGCCACCAGCAAGTCTTATGGCGATGCTCTGGCGCGCATCCACAATGCGGGAGAAGGCTTCACGAGCCGGCGCGCGCGCGCACCGATCGACGCCAATTTCCTTGTCCGCAGGCCTCTCGCGCGGCTTACCCCGCTCGCGGTCGAGCATCCGAAGGCGTGGGGCTATCTTGCGAAGCTCGGTCGCAAGCTCGACGGTCGGTTGGAGGAGACCGGGCGGGGTCTTTCGACGGGACTTTGTCACGGCGACAGCCACGGCGGCAACGCGTCCT